The genomic stretch TTGGCCGCTGCGGAGCAGAGCTTCGGCCAGCTGGTAGTTGATCAAGGGCTGCTGGGCGGTCGAAGGTTTAGCTTTCTGTGCCTGTTTCAGTGCGGTGATGGCTTCCGAGAGTTGACCGGCGGCCTTGAGACTGACCCCTTTCCAGTAGAGGGCGTTGGCGGCCTGCGCGGGATCTTTGGCGACGATGTCGAACTGTTCCACGGCCTTGTCGTACTGTTTCAGATCGTAAAAGGCATAGCCGGCATTCAGGCGAGCCGTGATGCCCAGGGGACTTTCGGGGAATTTGGTGGGCAGTGCCAGAAAGGCATCCGCGGCCTGTTGGAATTGTCCGCGATCAAAGAGTGATGTGGCCAGTGCCATCTGGGCGTCGCTGGCCCGGGAGTGGGTTTTCTGACTGGCGATCTGCTGGAAGCGTTTCTCTGCTTCTTCGGGTTGTTTGTTCTGCAGGTAAGCGGACGCGAGACCGAACTGGGCATCCTGCGACATGGCGCCTTCCGGGTGCCGATCGAGGGAACGCTGGAAACTCTTGATCGCCAGGTCAGCTTTCCCCTGTCGGAGCAGCGCATCCCCGAAATAGGCATAGGCCCATTCTTCGAGGGCGTGATTGGGGTAGCGTTTGAGGAAGTCGGTGAACTCGGACTCGGCTGCTTTCAGATCGTCGAGCAGGTAACTGCACTCGGCGACGCGATACAGGGCGTCGGGGAGATTCTTATTCTGGGGATACTGCTTCACGTATTCCCGCAGAATATCGCGGGCTTCCTTATACTTCTGCTGATTGACGAGCGTGAGTCCCAGGTAGAATTTCGCCAGCGGCACGTTTTCGTGGTTGGGGTATTCCTTGAGGTACTTCTGAAACGTCTCGGTCGCCAGTTCCCAGCGGTTCTGCTTATAGAGGCCGATAGCCAGCTGAAATTCATCACTGGCTTTGTCGGCCCGGACCAGGGTGGTCGGGAGCAGGCAGAGACAGAGTAAAATCAGGGCGAACCTGTTGAGGGAAGAGGCATCAAAGGAAGGGAGCCGGAAACGTTGATTCATCATATTGAAATCGTCTGATCGGTCTTAATTAAGGAATCGTGAACACGCTCCCATCTTATCGTGGGAGTTCAGGCCGAGGCAAGCGGGCATCGCGAAAACTGCTTTTTCCCCGACGAAAACCCGCTTTAAAGGCTGTATTCTGCGCAGAAATATCCCCGTAACCCAACTGTCGATCGTTGGTTATCGACTGGTGTTCAGACTACGGGGAAGCGGTGGGCGGACGAACCGGGATCAACTGCCCTGGAAATGCTGGTCGGCGAAGTTGAGGTACTGTTCCCAGTCGAAGTCGGTCACATCGTGTTTGCCGGTGCGGATGTGATAGCCCATCTGCTTCTGCACGGGTTCGTTGATGCCGGGCATCTTGTCTGCACCGAAGCCGGAGGTGCCGAGCAGCTTGTAGACGGGTTCCGCGTATTTGACGGAGAGGAATTCCCCCTTGGGATCGGCCCAGCGGTCTTCGACGGCACTGGCGACGTAGACGGGGCGGGGGGCGATCAGTGAGATCAGCATGTGTTGATCGACGGGGAGCTCGTTTTCCTTGTCGATGTACTTGTTGAAGTTGTCACAGAACCAGTGCGGGAACGAATTGTTGATGACGTGCAGGGTTTCACCGAAGCGGCGCCGACTGAGGGCGGCACCGCCACAACCAGAGTCGTTGGAAATGACAATCGCAAATCGCGGGTCCTGCGCGCCGGCCCAGAGGGAGGTTTTCCCGAGACGGGAGTGTCCCATGACGGCGACTTTGTTCGCGTCGATCTGTTTGTCGGTTTCGAGGTAATCCAGGGCGCGGCTGAGTCCCCAGGCCCAGGCAGCGATCGTGCCCCATTCATCGGGCGCGGGTTTCTGTTTGGAATTGTAGAGGGCGTGCACGCCGTTCTTGAAGCCGTCGTCATAGTCGGGGTCGATGTCGCCGCAGTAGATGGCGACGAGTCCGTAGCCACGATCGATGATCTTTTCGATGGGCCAGCGGGACGATGATTTGCCTCGCGAGGCTTCGGTCGCTTTATGATCGACGATGCCTTTGTCTTTGTTGGCCCGCATCCAGTGATCGTTGAGTTTAACGTCTGTCTCATCGGTGATGGTGTGGTTGCCGTAAAAGTTGAGACCCATGAAGACAGGGACCGGCTTGGTGGCTTTCGCGGGGAGATAGATCAACAGATCCATCCGCGGTTCTTCTTTCTTGCCCGAGAAGTAGACCGAGACTTCCTTACGGATGGCCTTGCCGCCGAGGGCGTCGTTCTTGACGGAGGTGACTTCGAACAGCATGTCTTCGGGGGCTGCGGGGCTTTTGCCGTAGACTTCAGTTTCGAAGAGCTCCAGAATTTCGGGGCGGCGGACCTGCTGCCATGCTTTAGCTGAGTCGACCTTTTTCCCTTTATTGGTGACGAGCGGGTCGGGGAGTTTGAATTCCGGGACCTGGCTTTCATCGTAATTGGGTTTGGGACGTTGCGCGTGGGCGGCGGGAGTCAGCAGCAGCGTTAGGCTGAGCAGGAACAGCAGACGTTTCATGGTGAGGCGGCCTTTATATTCTGGTGGGACATCGATTGTGAGTTCTGAGGTTACTATTCTCAATCGTGCCGGTTTCCGCAAGGATTGGCAATATGAAACCGGCGGTGGACCGCAAAAAGCTCGAAATTCTGGAACCACGAAAAGCACGAAAGACACGAAAATTCTGCTGGGTGAGGGCTGTGTAATATACTATTGAAAATCAAGGAATACTCAGTGATTCCAGTTTTTTGATGACATCATTGTATTTCGCGGAGACAAGTCCGGCCCTTGGGTGGTACCGGAATCCGGAGTGTTCACGACCTGCAGCTTTCAGTGCCTGTTCGGCATGGCTGCGGGCCGATTCTACATCATCGGTATCAGCGGCAATCAAGGCGTGGGCGGTGTGCCAGAGAAATTCGTCCAAGGGTAACTCCAGGTCGGAGGCTGCCAACTGCAATAATTCACTGGCGCGGTTGTAGCAGTCTTGAATCCCGCCCGTGGCAATCAAGTAAGGGAGATTGTGTCTCGCACGACTCTGCACGTTGGGAAACTCGGCCTCGCGGGCAAGTGCGTCTTCATAAGCGACCAGTGCCTCCTCAATGCGGTCGCGTGACAGTAGTGCTTCGGCTCGTGTGCCGTGAGCCCATGCTAGAAATAAATCATCATATTCAAAGTAGCGATCAAGTAATTTAAGGGAGACCTCGGGATGAGTTTCTACCAGTGTGGTTGCCTGGATCCGGAGGTACTGAGCCTTATCTCGTGCTCGCGTCAACTTTTCATTGAAAGTACGTTCAATTTCAGCGTTCCAGGTTGTGTTTCGATACCAGTCATCGTTCATTTACACGAGATTCTTCGTCAAAATGGTCGAAATGGTTTTTATAATTTGAAAGTATGATTCTGTGCAGCAAGGTCGAGTCTTTCTGTATCCTGCCTCGGATCGAATCCCAGCATCGATTCACAAAATGTGATCTTTCTACTTTGCAAGCGTGATCAATTTCGCCACGATTGGCAATATGAAATCAGAATCAGATTGGAAAAGCTGGTTGTTTCTTTATCCGCTGCTGCAGGGTCTGGGCGGCGTGGGGTGGTGATGTCTGTTGCTGGCGGTGCCGGAGAGTCGGGCGCTGTTTCTGTCGGAGACACTGTCGGAGCGGGTGCTGCTGGCGTTCTGGCTGCCGGACGGCGTGGTGTTTGTGGGCGGTTCTTTTGTGCTGGCGTATGGTCTCTGGCGGCAGCGCTGCTGGGCGGGGCCGGTGTTGTATTTTCTGACGGGCGGCATTGCTTATGTGAGCCTGTACTGTCTGTCGCTGAGCCTGACGACGCAGGGGGGCTGGCTGGGAACCTGTCTGATGCTGGTGTGTCTGGGACTGATGTTGCTGGTTGGTTTGATTCATACGGGCCGATGTTGTGGGAAAGCCGGGGATGTTCAAGATCACGTTTCGACCGACGCGGGCTGAGACGCCACTGTGGTGGCTGCTGCTGAAGATTGTGCTGCAGACGGTCGTGTTCTGGACGCTGTTTCTGCTGGTGTTCCCGGCGGGGCTGATCTGGCTGGAAGGTGTTCTCGGCTGGCCGGCGTTTCGGTTCGACGGGCAGCGGGTGCTGGGAGTGATCCTGTTTGTGCTGGGGGGGAGCCTGGGGCTGACGAGCGGGGCGACGATGGGCATTTATGGTCGCGGAACGCCGGTCCCTTTCGATACGGCACGGCAGCTGGTGGTAGCGGGACCGTATCGGTTTGTGCGGAACCCGATGGCGATTGCAGGGCTGGTGCAGGGGGCCGCCGTGGGTTTGTATTTCGGTAGCGGGCTGGTTCTGGCGTACGTGGTAGTGGGCATGGTGCTGTGGAATATTTGTGTGCGGCCGATAGAAGAGCAGGACCTGGAGACGCGGTTCGGGGAGGCGTTTGTGGCGTATCGCCGGGAGGTGCGGTGCTGGGTGCCGCGGTGGAAGGGGTATCGAGTGGTGGGGAAATAAAAGGAAATTTGTATGAACCACGAAATGCACGAAAGACTGCTGGGGAGGATTTGACTCGAAAGAGAGACCATTAAGATTTTGGGAAATCAACCGGTTGATGTTGATCGTTTGTTGCCGGGTTAAGAAGATGGGTTGCTGATCTGGCATGTGTCTGAATTCGATTTTATGATCATTAATCGCTGCAACGAACAATGTATCTGGGTAGAACCGTTTCGTTCCCTTTTTTGAACCTGGGAAATAGTGTAATGCCATACACGGCTGAGCAGTTTCAATATTTCGAGCAGTTGATCAGGGGGGAAGCTGATATCAGCTGGCGCGCCTGGTGGAAACGGAATGAAGCGACGCTGAAAGTGCAGTTGCCACGGGCAGAATATCTGCGGATCAAGTTTGGACTGGTTGAGTACGCTTTTAAGCTGTTGCAGGAAGCGGGGGTCGATATTGAATGGGGACCGGCGGCGTCTCGCGAGCACTACTATGCAAGACTGCATGAATCAGTGCTGGATGAAAAGGGGCGTCCCTCGGCTGAGTTCCAGCGGAAAAAGTACCAGGGTGCGTTACGGGACTTGAAGGCGGGAGATCAGGAAAAGGCTCAGAGGAAGATTAAAAGGATCATCAGGCAGGCGTTGAAAAACCGCGAAGAATATGAGTGTGAAGAACTCTGTGACATCCAGTTTGATGGGGCGCAGATGCTGGCCAGTGGCATCGATGATGAAATTAAGCTCGGCCTTGCTCTCACCCGAGAGATCGCCAGCCTGGAAGACACCGATGATATCATCAGTGTGCCAATTCAGTATGCTCGAGACGCGTTGGCGAAATACGAAGGTACCTGATGAGGGCGGGGATTCTGGTGCTGACGAGTCTCTTCTGTCAGTATCCTGCTCGCTGCGCTCGGCCCGAGTTGCGTTCGGGGCGACCCGTTGAGGAACCACGAAAAACACGAAAGATTCGAAAAATTGTGAGCGGGATGGGGGCTGAACTCGAAAACTGCTTGATCAGTCATCCTCTTCTGTCTTTTCGAACTCGCTGGAGTGGGTTTGCGAACGTTTTCTGATGAGTTCTTCGAGGCTTGTGATTCCCATAAAAGCAGGCATCGCGCCCATTGATTTGTCAGTAGGAATAAATACGACAGAAGACTTCCCCTCAAGGCAGATCTCATAGAGCATGTTCATAGATCG from Gimesia chilikensis encodes the following:
- a CDS encoding glucuronyl esterase domain-containing protein; protein product: MKRLLFLLSLTLLLTPAAHAQRPKPNYDESQVPEFKLPDPLVTNKGKKVDSAKAWQQVRRPEILELFETEVYGKSPAAPEDMLFEVTSVKNDALGGKAIRKEVSVYFSGKKEEPRMDLLIYLPAKATKPVPVFMGLNFYGNHTITDETDVKLNDHWMRANKDKGIVDHKATEASRGKSSSRWPIEKIIDRGYGLVAIYCGDIDPDYDDGFKNGVHALYNSKQKPAPDEWGTIAAWAWGLSRALDYLETDKQIDANKVAVMGHSRLGKTSLWAGAQDPRFAIVISNDSGCGGAALSRRRFGETLHVINNSFPHWFCDNFNKYIDKENELPVDQHMLISLIAPRPVYVASAVEDRWADPKGEFLSVKYAEPVYKLLGTSGFGADKMPGINEPVQKQMGYHIRTGKHDVTDFDWEQYLNFADQHFQGS
- a CDS encoding methyltransferase family protein, encoding MFKITFRPTRAETPLWWLLLKIVLQTVVFWTLFLLVFPAGLIWLEGVLGWPAFRFDGQRVLGVILFVLGGSLGLTSGATMGIYGRGTPVPFDTARQLVVAGPYRFVRNPMAIAGLVQGAAVGLYFGSGLVLAYVVVGMVLWNICVRPIEEQDLETRFGEAFVAYRREVRCWVPRWKGYRVVGK